CAGCCCGGTCGCCGTCTCCGCGTAACCGAGGACCACCGCCTCGCCCGCCTCCTCGGCGCCCAGCAGCTCCCGCACCCTGCGACCCAGGGCGAACCCGTAGCCGTACACCACCGACGGCGACTGCGGTACGTGCTTGCCGAGCACGTTGGAGACGAGCAGATGCGCCCGCTTGGGGTTGCGGCGCAGCGCCAGCCCCAGCAGGTCGGTGAGCTCGTCGTCGCCCATGAGTTCGAGCCCGAGCCGCTCGGCGACCCAGGTCCCGGACCACACCCCGTCGTTCACTGCGTTGATCATGATTCCCTGGTCGGTGAGGTTCAGCCGGGTATGCCGGCGGCGAGCAGATCCACGAAGCTGACGTCCTCGCGCGCGACGCCGAAGACCTCGGCCCGCAGCATGGTCCGCTCGGCCCAGGCGCGGTGCGGCTTCACCTCGTTCATCTTGTTCGTGTACGACGACCTGAGCACTCCCCCGCCGCCCCGCCCGGGCCGCAGAATGTCCGCGGCGTCGCTGAACTCCTCGTGGCTGACCACGGACAGCGCGTGCACGGGCAGGACATGGGTGGGGTGGATGCAGGTCTTGCCCAGCAGACCGTTGGCCTGGTCGAGCGAGATCTCCCGCAGCAGACCGTCCATGGCGTGCTCGATCAGTCTCTCGCGCAGTTCGACGGCCTGCCCCTCAAGGAACGGGCTGGTGCGCAGCAGCGGTTTGAACATGCGCTCCGGGACGCGGAAGTACTCCCACACCGGCCCGGTCACGGTGAACCCGGTGCCGTCGGCACGCCCGAGCATGTTGACCACGTCGGCGATCACGGAGGCGATGATCTGGACGTCGTAGGCCGTCATGTCGGGGGCCCGGCGCAGGCCGTAGGAGGAGCAGAAATCGGTCACTCCGAGGCGCAGCGCGAGCACGCGGTCGCGGTACTTCTCCACGGAGCGGGCGATGCCCTCCAGGGCGTCCACGCGCGTCTCGCGGTACATCAGCTCCGGCGTCTCCAGCACCGGCATCCCGAACAGCCGCCGCCCGCTCGCGGCCTCGGCGCCGGCGAGGGCCTCCAGGAAGGGGATGCCGCGCTCCTCGGTGAACTTCGGGAAGACGAACCCGGACAGCAGCCGGACGGTGGCGCCGAGTCGTCGTACCAGGTCGGGAATCTGCTCGGGCGTGCGCACCCGGATGAACAGCAGCGGCACATCGGCGCCCGCGCCGGCCCGCGCGTCCAGCTCCGCGAACTGGCGTACGAGGTTCTCCTCGCCGGCCACCACGTCGGCGTCGTCTATGGAGTCCTCCAGGCACAGCACCATGGAGACCACGCCGAGGCCCGCCTGCTTGACGATGTCGTCGGCGAGCCGCGGCCGGGTGGCCGGGCTGTACAGCGTGGCGCCGAGGGCCGCGGAGAGCGTGCGGGCCGGGGAGTCCGTGCCGAACTCGCAGGGCTGCTGGTGGAAGAGGCGCCCGCGCACCTCCGGGGCGATGTGCCCGAAATGACGCATGGAACTCCCCCGAGACGCAGGACAAGAATGTGGATTGGGTAAACAGGTGGCCGGTAATAGTACGTACAAACCCGTGTCAGGGGTTCCCGCAGGCCATGAATTTCTGGTAACCGGGCCATGTCGACGGCGATTCCACACATGACCGGCACGCCCGACGGGACCCCCACCCCGCGTTGTCGTGACCAGGACCGAGAGGGCAGGATGACCGCATGACGCACGCGATGCTGAAGGGGTCGAACGTCCCGCTCGAGACCACCACGGTCCGAGCGGTGCTGCGCTGGACGCCCGGGCAGGGGGTCCCGGACGTCGACGCCTCGGCGTTGCTCCTCGGTCCCGACGGTCGTGTGCGCTCCGACGAGGACTTCGTCTTCTACAACCAGCCCCGGCACCCCTCCGGGAAGATCTGGTGGCTCGGCAAGAAACGGCTCGCCGATGGTCCCACCGACACGATCCAGACGGATCTGGCCGGAGTCGAGAGCGATGTCAGCCGGATTCTTCTGGTCGCATCGGCGGAGGACGTCCCCTTCGGCCGCGTCCCGGGCCTGCGCATCCTGCTGTACGACGCCCGGACCGCCGACGGCGAGCCGCTGATCTCCTTCGACATCAAGCCCGAGACGGGCGGCGAGACGGCCCTGATCTGCGGCGAGCTCTACCGCCGCGACGACACGTGGAAGTTCCGTGCCCTCGGCGAGGGCTACGCGGACGGCCTGAAGGGCCTGGCCACGGACTACGGCATCTCGGTCGACGAGTCGGAGCCGGACGCCGCGCACCCCCAGCCGGCCGCCACCTCCCCCGCCCAGCCGCTGCCTCCGGAGCAGCCCACGGCGGTCCCGTCCCAGCCGGCCTACGGTTACCCGCAGCCGGCCCCCGCGACCCAGCCGGCGTACGGCTACCCGCAGCCCGCCCCGGCGACGGCGGGCGCCCAGACCGGCTACGGCTATCCGCCCCAGGTCACTACGCTCCCGAACCCGGACTTCCGGCTCCCGCCGCAGGGCCCGCAGTTCATCGGGCGGTAGGCGGAACGCCACCGGGGGCACTCAGCGCTCGGCCTTGGCCTTGTAGCCGCGCCCCCACTGAAGGCCCCACCCGTACAGGCGGTCCAGCTCGGCCTGGAACCCGTAGACGAACTTCACCTCGCGCCGGACGACGAGTTCGCCCTTCACGTTCTCGATCATCACCACCGCGCACGAGCGGGCCTGCGGATGGCGCTCGTCGAGGTGGATCTCGATGCGGGGCCCGTTGCTCGGGTACAGCGTCACGATCGCGTGCGTGCGGTCGAACGCCGGTGTCTGGTCGTAGATGTACACGAACACCAGCAGCCGCTTGATGGCGTCCCGGTGGTCGAGGTTGATGTACATGTCCTCGCCGGAGCCCGACCCGAACCGGTCGTCGCCGCTGAGCTTGACGTACGGCGGCGCGTTGACGTCCCCGAGGTAGCCGCCGAGGGGCTGGACGACCCCCTTGGTGCCGTCGGTCAGCTCGTACAGGCAGCCCAGGTCGAGGTCGACGTTGACCATGCTCTGGCTGTGTCCCATGACCTCCGGCGGCCTCAGCGCCTTGAAGGGGTGCCGCAGCAGGGACTCCCGCTGCGAGCCGCCTATGTCGGAGGTGCGCATCCTCCAGCTCAGGTTGACCCGCAGGTGCCCGGTCGCCGCTCCCTGCTTGGTGAGGGAGACCTGGTGGTGCCGTTTGGTCAGCTCGATGGAGTTCGTGGCCGCGCTGCCGGAGTCGAAGTCCGCCGTACGCGATCCCAGCAGGCCGTCGAAGAAACCCATTCCCGCCCCCACGTCTCACCTGGAACGACCGGCCGCGAGAGGGCCGGCCGACATGACCGACGGGGCGGCCGGAGACCGGCCGCCCCGCTCAGAGCGTTCCTCACCCGAGGGCGCGTCACACCCCGGACGAGACTTCAGTCTTCTCGTCCGAGCCCTCGGCTTTTCCCTCGGCGGCCGCGAGTGCTTTGTTGCGGCGCACGGAGGACCAGAAGGACCAGGCGATCAGGACGACGCCGACCAGGCCGGTGATGACCTCGTTGATCTCGTACTGGATGGTGACCATGAGGATCACGGCCAGGGCGCCGATCGCGTAGTGGGCGCCGTGCTCCAGGTAGACGTAGTCGTCGAGGGTGCCCTGGCGGACGAGGTAGACCGTCAGCGACCGGACGTACATGGCGCCGATGCCCAGGCCCAGCGCCATCAGCACGATGTCGTTGGTGATGGCGAACGCGCCGATCACGCCGTCGAAGGAGAAGGAGGCGTCCAGGACCTCCAGGTAGAGGAACATGAAGAACGCGGCCTGGCCGGCCAGCAGCACCGCCGATTTGGGCTTGCCCTCGCGCTCGGCGCGCTCCTCCTCCTCGTGCTCGCGCTCCTCCTCTTCCTCCAGCTTGTCCTCGAAGTAGCCGGACAGGCCGCCGACGACCATGTAGGTGATCAGGCCCGCGATGCCGGAGATCAGCACCGTCTGCGCCTTGTCGGCGTGCGCGCCGCCGTGCTGGTGGGCGTGGGTGGCGAAGGTGAAGGAGGTGATCAGCAGGACGATCAGGGCGATGCAGACCGACAGCATGTCGACCTTGCCGAGCTTGGCCAGCGGGCGCTCGATCCAGCGCAGCCACTGGATGTCGCGGTCCTCGAAGATGAAGTCCAGGAAGATCATCAGCAGGAACATGCCACCGAAGGCGGCGATCGCCGGGTGGGCGTCGGTGACCAGCTGCTGGTACTGGTCCTTGTCGGTCAGGGCCAGGTTGACGGCGTCGATCGGATTCAGCTTGGCGGTGACCGCCACGATGACGACCGGGAAGACCAGCCGCATACCGAACACCGCGATGAGCACGCCGACCGTGAGGAAGATCTTCTGCCAGAAGGCGTTCATCTTCTTCAGGATCCCGGCGTTGACCACCGCGTTGTCGAAGGACAGCGAGATCTCCAGGACGGAGAGGATCGCCACGATGCCGAAGGCCTCCCACCCCCCGTAGAAGACCGCAGCGACCAGGCCGAGCGCGGTGACCGCGAACGACCAGCCGAAGGTTTTCAGAAGCACTGGCTACCCAATCCGTACGTGTACGGGTTTCCCCCGTGCCGCACTCGGCTTTACGAAACTTTGAAGCCGAAGTCTAGTCGGCACCCCTCTGTACCCCACCCTGCCCCGGTCTTTTGCTCATATCGCGTTATGAGACGTTGACCCCGAAGTCCAGGGCGATGCCCCGCAGCCCGGACGCGTATCCCTGGCCGACCGCGCGGAACTTCCACTCGCCGTGGTAGCGGTAGACCTCGCCGAAGATCATGGCGGTCTCCGTGCCGGCGTCCTCGCTCAGGTCGTAGCGGGCGAGCTCCTGCCCGTCGGCCTGGTTGACGACCCGGATGAAGGCGTTGCTGACCTGGCCGAACGTCTGGCCCCGCTCGTCGGCCATGTGGATCGAGACCGGGAAGACGATCTTGTCGCACTGGGCGGGCACCTTGGAGAGGTCGATCAGGATCGACTCGTCGTCACCCTCGCCCTCACCGGTGAGGTTGTCGCCGGTGTGCTCCACCGAGCCGTCGGGGCTCTTGAGCTGGTTGTAGAAGATGAACCACTCGTCGCCCAGCACCCGGCCGCCGCTGCACAGCAGGGCGCTGGCGTCGAGGTCGAAGTCGGCTCCGGTGGTGGAGCGAGCGTCCCAGCCGAGCCCGATCATCACCTGCGTGAGATTGGGTGCGGCCTTGGACAGGGAGACGTTGCCCCCCTTGGCGAGCGTGACGCCCATGATGCTGGTCCTCCCCGAGATGGTGCGTGTTTGGTTGTCCTGCGCTCCCCCGGAAGGGGGCACCCGCCGGCGCCGCACGCGAACGGTGCGGCGCCGGCGGGTGAGAGCCGTCGAGGCGTCGCTCAGACGTTGACGCCGAAGTCCTGCGCGATACCCCGCAGGCCCGAGGCGTAGCCCTGGCCGATGGCGCGGAACTTCCACTCCGCGCCGTTGCGGTACAACTCGCCGAAGACCATGGCGGTCTCCGTGGAGGCGTCCTCGCTGAGGTCGTACCGGGCGATCTCCTGTCCACCGGCCTGGTTGATGACGCGGATGAACGCGTTGCGGACCTGGCCGAAGGACTGCTGGCGGTTCTCGGCGTCGTAGATCGAGACCGGGAAGACGATCTTGTCGACGTCCGCGGGGACGCCCGCGAGGTTGACCTTGATCTGCTCGTCGTCGCCCTCGCCCTCACCGGTGAGGTTGTCGCCGGTGTGCTCCACCGAGCCGTCGGGGCTCTTGAGGTTGTTGAAGAAGACGAAGTTCTGGTCGTTGCCGACCTTGCCGGAGTTGTTCAGCAGCAGTGCGCTGGCGTCGAGGTCGAAGTCCGTGCCGGTCGTGGTGCGGACGTCCCACCCCAGTCCGACGATGACCGCGGTCAGGCCCGGGGCCTCCTTGGTCAGCGATACGTTGCCGCCCTTGCTGAGGCTGACTCCCACGAGTCCTCCATTGGTGTCC
Above is a genomic segment from Streptomyces sp. SLBN-31 containing:
- a CDS encoding HpcH/HpaI aldolase/citrate lyase family protein, with the translated sequence MRHFGHIAPEVRGRLFHQQPCEFGTDSPARTLSAALGATLYSPATRPRLADDIVKQAGLGVVSMVLCLEDSIDDADVVAGEENLVRQFAELDARAGAGADVPLLFIRVRTPEQIPDLVRRLGATVRLLSGFVFPKFTEERGIPFLEALAGAEAASGRRLFGMPVLETPELMYRETRVDALEGIARSVEKYRDRVLALRLGVTDFCSSYGLRRAPDMTAYDVQIIASVIADVVNMLGRADGTGFTVTGPVWEYFRVPERMFKPLLRTSPFLEGQAVELRERLIEHAMDGLLREISLDQANGLLGKTCIHPTHVLPVHALSVVSHEEFSDAADILRPGRGGGGVLRSSYTNKMNEVKPHRAWAERTMLRAEVFGVAREDVSFVDLLAAGIPG
- a CDS encoding TerD family protein encodes the protein MGVTLAKGGNVSLSKAAPNLTQVMIGLGWDARSTTGADFDLDASALLCSGGRVLGDEWFIFYNQLKSPDGSVEHTGDNLTGEGEGDDESILIDLSKVPAQCDKIVFPVSIHMADERGQTFGQVSNAFIRVVNQADGQELARYDLSEDAGTETAMIFGEVYRYHGEWKFRAVGQGYASGLRGIALDFGVNVS
- a CDS encoding DUF475 domain-containing protein; translation: MLLKTFGWSFAVTALGLVAAVFYGGWEAFGIVAILSVLEISLSFDNAVVNAGILKKMNAFWQKIFLTVGVLIAVFGMRLVFPVVIVAVTAKLNPIDAVNLALTDKDQYQQLVTDAHPAIAAFGGMFLLMIFLDFIFEDRDIQWLRWIERPLAKLGKVDMLSVCIALIVLLITSFTFATHAHQHGGAHADKAQTVLISGIAGLITYMVVGGLSGYFEDKLEEEEEREHEEEERAEREGKPKSAVLLAGQAAFFMFLYLEVLDASFSFDGVIGAFAITNDIVLMALGLGIGAMYVRSLTVYLVRQGTLDDYVYLEHGAHYAIGALAVILMVTIQYEINEVITGLVGVVLIAWSFWSSVRRNKALAAAEGKAEGSDEKTEVSSGV
- a CDS encoding TerD family protein is translated as MGVSLSKGGNVSLTKEAPGLTAVIVGLGWDVRTTTGTDFDLDASALLLNNSGKVGNDQNFVFFNNLKSPDGSVEHTGDNLTGEGEGDDEQIKVNLAGVPADVDKIVFPVSIYDAENRQQSFGQVRNAFIRVINQAGGQEIARYDLSEDASTETAMVFGELYRNGAEWKFRAIGQGYASGLRGIAQDFGVNV
- a CDS encoding TerD family protein; the protein is MTHAMLKGSNVPLETTTVRAVLRWTPGQGVPDVDASALLLGPDGRVRSDEDFVFYNQPRHPSGKIWWLGKKRLADGPTDTIQTDLAGVESDVSRILLVASAEDVPFGRVPGLRILLYDARTADGEPLISFDIKPETGGETALICGELYRRDDTWKFRALGEGYADGLKGLATDYGISVDESEPDAAHPQPAATSPAQPLPPEQPTAVPSQPAYGYPQPAPATQPAYGYPQPAPATAGAQTGYGYPPQVTTLPNPDFRLPPQGPQFIGR
- a CDS encoding Tellurium resistance encodes the protein MGFFDGLLGSRTADFDSGSAATNSIELTKRHHQVSLTKQGAATGHLRVNLSWRMRTSDIGGSQRESLLRHPFKALRPPEVMGHSQSMVNVDLDLGCLYELTDGTKGVVQPLGGYLGDVNAPPYVKLSGDDRFGSGSGEDMYINLDHRDAIKRLLVFVYIYDQTPAFDRTHAIVTLYPSNGPRIEIHLDERHPQARSCAVVMIENVKGELVVRREVKFVYGFQAELDRLYGWGLQWGRGYKAKAER